The Hydractinia symbiolongicarpus strain clone_291-10 unplaced genomic scaffold, HSymV2.1 HiC_scaffold_60, whole genome shotgun sequence genome segment tatacaggccaagcccgggatttacgggaaatcgcggattttcgtttgccggcgattaaaccactttcattaagcgtctcatcaaaaatgaaaacatttctgaaaactacaagtctcatgcgttttagtggtgaaaaaataatttaaaaaatcgttcgggaaatgagtttactccctgggtactttctttgtatacttttgactatacgggacgagtccgggatttacgggaagtcgcgggttttcgtttgagggcgattaaacttcttttattcagcgtctcatcaaaaatgaaaacatttttgaaaactacaagtctcatgcgttgtagtggtgaaaaaataatttaaaaaattgttcggaaaatgagtttactccctgggtactttctttgtatacttttgactatacgggccgagtccggggtttacggaaaatggcgggttttcgattgccggcaattaaacttcttttattcagcgtctcatcaaaaatgaaaacatttttgaaaactacaagtctcatgcgttttagtggtgaaaagataatttaaaaaatcgttttggaaatgagtttacacacagggtactttctttgtatacattcgactatacaggccaagcccgggatttaccggaaatcgcggattttcgtttgccggcgattaaaccactttcattaagcgtctcatcaaaaatgaaaacatttctgaaaactacaagtctcatgcgttttagtggtgaaaaaataatttaaaaaatcgtacgggaaatgagtttactccctgggtactttctttgtatacttttgactatacgggccgagtccgggatttacgggaagtcgcgggttttcgtttgagggcgattaaacttcttttattcagcgtctcatcaaaaatgaaaacatttttgaaaactacaagtctcatgcgttagggttagggttagggttagggttagggttagggttagggttagggttagggttagggttagggttagggggTTAGGGGGTTAGGGGGTTAGGGGGTTAGGGGGTTAGGGGGTTAGGGGGTTAGGGGGTTAGGGGGTTAGGGGGTTAGGGGGTTAGGGGGTTAGGGGGTTAGGGGGTTagggggttagggttagggttagggttagggttagggttagggttagggttagggttagggttagggttagggttagggttagggttagggttagggttagggttagggttagggttagggttagggttagggttagggttagggttagggttagggttagggttagggttagggttagggttagggttagggttagggttagggttagggttagggttagggttagggttagggttagggttagggttagggttagggttagggttagggttagggttagggttagggttagggttagggttagggttagggttagggttagggttagggttagggttagggttagggttagggttagggttagggttagggttagggttagggttagggttagggttagggttagggttagggttagggttagggttagggttaggttagggttagggttagggttagggttaggttagggttagggttagggttagggtttagggttagggttagggttagggttaggttagggttagggttagggttagggttagggttagggttagggttagggttagggttagggttaggggttagggttagggttagggttagggttagggttagggttagggttagggttagggttagggttagggt includes the following:
- the LOC130629339 gene encoding circumsporozoite protein-like; translation: NPNPNPNPNPNPNPNPNPNPNPNPNPNPNPNPNPNPNPNPNPNPNPNPNPNPNPNPNPNPNPNPNPNPNPNPNPNPNPNPNPNPNPNPNPNPNPNPNPNPNPNPNPNPNPNPNPNPNPNPNPNPNPNPNPNPNPNPNPNPNPNPLTLTLTLTLTLTLTLTLTLTLTLTHETCSFQKCFHF